In Streptomyces dangxiongensis, one DNA window encodes the following:
- a CDS encoding SpoIIE family protein phosphatase, with protein sequence MCNARRVTSEPVPPVAPGTSTDVAALAKVVARQRAEMERLRDRAATSAVLERAKGVLMALTGCTPDAAQTELTRRAEDGNRTLLEQCWITLGGLPRPGRPAATEPASPAPAPPGTMAPASPAGAGSWATPPAGTMDLAEVLGHAGRDLVRVGSPQELAECLLEHLAPELGADAVMLYERLPEGGLGLIGHAGVDTTVAAQWRHVPPVTGVAALDVLRSGEPRWLEDPAADGERYQIIGSPPERWLSRAWLPVPAGDAASVALGVLRRRRGPFTARERELLRAMARLSAGRLRAFDGPRQRAAEGVSRTVQAVFDALPGAVTLLTPLRDSSGEVADYRIDAATPGAVDVFGRTGRDMVGSHLLESYPSVAGEPLWQGCLQALGTGVPFEGEPFAHRDVIDGVPVTATYSVRAAPLGDGLVVTWLRHDGVDRQEQRLADVQRLGNLGWANWNLITQEISWAVQTYTVLGRAPGRRPVRLEKLPSLAVPEDAGPLAHAIAGLVRHARPFDVPFRVETSAGVRHLRMVAEAVTAPDGTPVEVHGFVQDLTAQRSAELALVESERAMLLQRGILQAERALAARLQHALLPLPSKPVQLAGLRVEVAYLPAQAGVHVGGDWFSAIELPDSDALFVVGDVAGHGIGAVATMAQLRFTAKGMVSTGSSLTGALARLNRLLLHSRDGQTTATMVLARYDPGEHVLAWAQAGHPPPLLVRRGEVRYLDRPGGMLLGATGSSVYDSAELRLEPGDRLLLYTDGLVERPGEGLDAGFDRLAAAVRAHGRDESGSLEALLATMLADERRDDVCVLDIRMPAQDAQDTPGTAGG encoded by the coding sequence ATGTGCAATGCTCGTCGCGTGACGAGCGAGCCCGTACCCCCGGTGGCCCCCGGCACCAGCACCGATGTGGCGGCGCTGGCCAAGGTCGTGGCCCGGCAGCGTGCCGAGATGGAGCGGCTGCGGGACCGGGCGGCGACCTCCGCCGTGCTGGAGCGGGCCAAGGGCGTGCTGATGGCCCTCACCGGGTGCACGCCGGACGCCGCGCAGACGGAGCTGACGCGGCGGGCCGAGGACGGCAACCGCACCCTCCTCGAACAGTGCTGGATCACCCTGGGCGGCCTGCCGCGCCCCGGCCGGCCCGCCGCCACGGAACCGGCCTCACCGGCTCCGGCCCCACCCGGCACCATGGCACCCGCCTCACCGGCCGGTGCCGGATCCTGGGCGACCCCGCCCGCCGGCACGATGGACCTCGCGGAGGTGCTCGGGCACGCCGGCCGGGACCTGGTCCGGGTCGGCTCGCCGCAAGAACTGGCCGAATGCCTCCTGGAACACCTCGCACCCGAGCTGGGCGCAGACGCGGTGATGCTCTACGAGCGGCTGCCCGAGGGCGGCCTCGGGCTGATCGGGCACGCCGGCGTCGACACCACCGTCGCCGCCCAGTGGCGTCACGTGCCGCCGGTGACCGGGGTCGCCGCGCTGGACGTCCTGCGGTCCGGGGAGCCGCGCTGGCTGGAGGACCCCGCCGCGGACGGCGAGCGGTACCAGATCATCGGCAGCCCCCCGGAGCGCTGGCTCTCCCGCGCCTGGCTGCCCGTGCCGGCCGGGGACGCGGCGTCCGTAGCCCTCGGTGTGCTGCGTCGGCGCCGCGGGCCGTTCACCGCGCGCGAGCGGGAGCTGCTGCGGGCCATGGCCCGGCTGAGCGCGGGCCGGCTGCGGGCCTTCGACGGCCCGCGGCAGCGTGCGGCCGAGGGCGTCTCCCGGACCGTGCAGGCGGTGTTCGACGCGCTGCCGGGCGCGGTCACCCTGCTGACCCCGCTGCGGGACTCCTCCGGCGAGGTGGCGGACTACCGCATCGACGCCGCCACCCCGGGGGCGGTCGACGTGTTCGGCCGGACCGGCCGCGACATGGTCGGCAGCCACCTCCTGGAGAGCTATCCGTCGGTCGCCGGGGAACCGCTGTGGCAGGGCTGCCTCCAGGCGCTCGGGACCGGCGTGCCGTTCGAGGGCGAGCCCTTCGCCCACCGGGACGTCATCGACGGCGTGCCGGTCACCGCCACCTACTCGGTACGGGCGGCCCCGCTGGGCGACGGCCTGGTGGTGACCTGGCTGCGGCACGACGGGGTGGACCGGCAGGAGCAGCGCCTGGCCGACGTGCAGCGTCTCGGCAACCTCGGCTGGGCCAACTGGAACCTGATCACCCAGGAGATCTCCTGGGCCGTGCAGACGTACACCGTGCTGGGCCGGGCTCCCGGGCGGCGGCCGGTCCGGCTGGAGAAGCTGCCCAGCCTGGCCGTACCGGAGGACGCGGGCCCGCTGGCCCACGCGATCGCCGGACTCGTACGCCACGCGCGCCCCTTCGACGTGCCGTTCCGCGTCGAGACGTCCGCGGGCGTCAGGCATCTGCGGATGGTCGCGGAGGCCGTCACGGCACCCGACGGCACCCCCGTCGAGGTGCACGGCTTCGTGCAGGACCTCACCGCGCAGCGCAGCGCGGAGCTGGCGCTGGTGGAGAGCGAGCGCGCGATGCTGCTCCAGCGCGGCATCCTTCAGGCCGAACGGGCGCTGGCGGCGCGGCTCCAGCACGCCCTGCTGCCGCTGCCCAGCAAGCCGGTGCAGTTGGCCGGGCTGCGCGTCGAGGTCGCCTACCTGCCCGCGCAGGCCGGGGTCCACGTCGGCGGTGACTGGTTCAGCGCCATCGAGCTTCCCGACTCCGACGCGCTGTTCGTGGTCGGTGACGTGGCGGGCCACGGCATCGGCGCCGTGGCCACCATGGCTCAGCTCCGGTTCACCGCGAAGGGCATGGTCAGCACCGGCTCCTCGCTGACCGGGGCGCTGGCACGGCTCAACCGGCTGCTGCTGCACTCCCGCGACGGCCAGACCACCGCCACCATGGTCCTGGCCCGCTACGACCCCGGGGAACACGTCCTGGCCTGGGCCCAGGCCGGGCACCCGCCGCCGCTGCTGGTGCGCCGGGGCGAGGTGCGCTACCTCGACCGGCCCGGCGGCATGCTGCTCGGCGCGACCGGCTCATCCGTCTACGATTCGGCGGAGCTGCGTCTGGAACCCGGTGACCGGCTGCTGCTGTACACCGACGGTCTGGTGGAGCGTCCCGGTGAGGGGCTCGACGCGGGCTTCGACCGGCTGGCCGCGGCGGTGCGCGCCCACGGCCGCGACGAGTCCGGCTCGCTGGAGGCGCTGCTCGCCACGATGCTGGCGGACGAGCGGCGGGACGACGTGTGTGTGCTCGACATCCGCATGCCGGCGCAGGACGCGCAGGACACGCCGGGGACCGCGGGCGGCTAG